The genomic window GGGCGAGAGAGGGAGGCATGGGTCTCGGACTTTCGTGGGGAGGCGTGGCGTTCAACATATGACATGTCCAGACGGGTCTGTCCCTCCGGGCTCCCGCTGTGGACAAGTGGGAGGTCCCACGGCGGACCCCAGGCGATCGGCGAGCCCTCGATCGCGGTCGACCTAGACTGGGGCGGTGTCGACGCTCAGTGATCTCGTTCTCGCCCAGGGCCGCTCCAGCGAGGCGGACGTCGAGTGGCTGCACCTCCTGGTCGGCGACTGGCAGCTCCTCGCCGACCTCGCCTTCGCCGACATGGTGCTCTGGGTGCCCACGGACACCGGCAGCTACGTCGCCGTCGCCCACGCGCGGCCGTCGAGCTCGGCCACGCTCTTCTACCGCGACTTCGTGGGCCAGGAGGTGCGGCCAGAGTGGCGCTCGCAGATCCAGCAGGCCTTCGAGACGACGCGCATCGTCGACTCCGCGGCGCCGGACTGGTACGAGGAGACCCCCACGCGCGTCCGCGCCGTCCCCGTCCTCCGCCGGCTGGGCGCGAGTCGCCCCGACGTCACGGAGGCGCCCATCGCGGTGATCACGCGACACACGAACCTGAGCGAGGCGCGGACCCCGAGCCGCCAGGAGCTCACCTTCAACCAGTGCAGCAACGACCTCTTCGCGATGATCGCCGCGGGCGACTTCCCCGATCTGGGTGCGCCCACCGGGCCCCGGCGGGGTGCCCCCCGCGCCTCCGACGGCCTCCTGCGTCTCGACGTCGACGGCACGGTCACCTTCGCCAGCCCCAACGGGCTGTCCGCCTTCAACCGCATGGGCTTCGCCGGCGAGCTCGAGGGCGAGTCGCTCGCCGAGGTGACGACCGGGCTGCTGCAGGGCAAGCTCGTCATCGACGAGTCCCTCCCTCTCGTCGTCACGGGCAGGGCCCCGTGGCGCACGGACATCGAGGCGCGCGGGGTGACCGTCTCGCTGCGCGCGATCCCGCTCCGCGACAAGGGCGAGCGGGTGGGCGCCGTGGTGCTCTGCCGCGACGTCACCGAGCTCCGGCACCAGGAGCGCGAGCTCATCACGAAGGACGCGACGATCCGCGAGATCCACCACCGGGTCAAGAACAACCTGCAGACCGTCGCGTCGCTCCTCCGCATCCAGGCCCGACGGACGCACACGGACGTCGCCCGGGAGGCCCTGACCCAGGCGATGCGCCGGGTGGCCTCGATCGCCGTCGTCCACGACACCCTCTCCGAGGGACTCAGCCAGAACGTCGACTTCGACACGGTCTTCGACCGGGTCCTGATGCTCATCACCGAGGTCGCCTCGAGCCACGCGACCACCGTGCGCCCCACCAGGACGGGGAGCTTCGGCGCCCTCCCGAGCGAGTACGCGACACCGCTGGCGCTGGCGCTCACCGAGCTCGTGACCAACGCCGTGGAGCACGGCCTCGACGGTCGGGACGGCGTCGTCGAGATCTCGGCCGAGCGCGACGACGAGCAGCTGACCGTGAAGGTGCGCGACGACGGCGTCGGCCTGCCCGAGGGCAAGGTCGGCTCCGGCCTCGGCACGCAGATCGTCCGGACGCTCATCCAGGGCGAGCTCGGCGGCACCATCGACTGGCACACGCTCGTGGGGAACGGCACCGAGGTCACCATCGAGATCCCGTTCCGCTGGCTCACCCGCTCCTAGCCGCCTCCCGGCTCCGACCGTCCCGATCGCGCCGTGCGTCGCGCACCCCGCGCTGTCCTTCTCGGGGGCGGGTCAGTCGCGTCGAGGGCGGGTCGCGGACGACCCGCCCTCGACGCAGACGACCCGCCCTCGACGGCAGGTGGTGCCGCAGCGCTGCTCATGCCGGACCTGGCCGGCCCTGCTCCGGCCTGTGGGCCCAGACGACGACGAGGCCGGCTCCCCGTGGGGGAGCCGGCCTCGTGTGTTCGCTGGTGCTGTTCGGTGCCTAGCTGGCGCGGCGTGCGCGGGCCGCGCGGCGCTTCAGCGCTCGACGCTCGTCCTCGCTGAGCCCGCCCCAGACGCCCGAGTCCTGACTCGTCTCGAGGGCGTACTGCAGACAGGTCTCCGTGACCGTGCAGCGACCACAGACGGTCTTCGCCTTGTCGATCTGGTCCACGGCGGGGCCCGTGTTGCCGACCGGGAAGAAGAGCTCCGGGTCAGCGGTCAGGCAGGCGGCTTTGTCACGCCAATCCATCGATGGGTACTCCTTTGGGTGCTGGACCGGGCACGTCGAAGCGCCGGGTTCCGGTGGGGGGAAGAAAGCCGAGAGACTTCGATTCATTGGGAGGCGCGCACCACGACGTACACGTCACTTCGACCTCGAATATGGTCGCATACTGGAACCGCCAGATCAAGGATTCTCAGGAGGGATCGAGCGTGACCGAACAGTCCGGGGACACCCCTCGCGGGGGGACAGGTCGTTCTGCGGCACGGCGTCCGGCTCTCTTCTGGCTGCTCGTCCTGCTGCTCGCCGCCGAGGCGGCGCTGCTCGCGGTCGCGACGGCGTACCTGCTGATCGAGATCCTCACGGTGCAGCCCGACTCCTACGCCGCCGCCGCCGCGATCCTGCTGCTGACCCTGATCGCCACGATCTGGCTGGGCGCCATCGTCGTCGGCGCCCTGCGCGGCCGAGGCTGGATCAGGGGCGCCGCGATCGTCTGGCAGGTGCTGCAGATCGCGGTCGGGGTCGGGAGCCTCCAGGGCACCTTCGCCAACCCCTCCGTCGGGCTCTGGCTGATCGTCCCCGCCGTGCTCGTCGTGGTGCTGCTGCTCGTCCCGAGCGTCGTCGCCGTCACCTCCGCACGCGACGACGCCCCGCCGCGCACCTACTGACCAGGGCGAGGCGGGGCGTCGGCCATGAGCCTCAGTCCAGGCCGAGCTTCTTCCGCAGCGACGCCACGTGGCCGGTCGCCTTCACGTTGTACAGCGGCAGCTGCACCACGCCCTCCTCGTCGAGCACGAACGTCGACCGGATCGTGCCCGTCACGATCCGTCCGTAGTTGTTCTTCTCGCCCCACGCGCCGTACTGCTGGTGCACGGTCAGCTCCGGGTCGGACAGCAGGGGGAAGTTCAGGCCCTGCTCGTCCTTGAACCGGCGGAGCGCCTCCGGGGCGTCCTTCGAGACGCCCAGCACCTGGTAGCCCGAGCCCGCCAGCGAGTTGATGTTGTCGCGGAAGTCGCACGCCTGCGTCGTGCAGCCCGGCGTCGACGCCGCCGGGTAGAAGTACACGATCACCTTGCGGCCGGCGAAGTCCGACAGCGAGACAGGAGCACCCGACTCGTCGTCGAGGGTGAACGAGGGCGCCGCGGCGCCCTTCGCGAGCTTCGTGGACATGGTGCTCCGATCTCGCGGCGCGCAGGGGCACCGGTGGTTCTCAGGGGGTCGATTCTCATGCTAGAGTCATTCCTCGTTGCGCCACGCCGCGCAGCATGCACCTCTAGCTCAATTGGCAGAGCAACTGACTCTTAATCAGTGGGTTCTCGGTTCAAGTCCGAGGGGGTGCACCACAAAATGGGTCTCCTGTGTTCGAAGCTCCGCTTCTTCGCGGGGGATTTTGTTCCACGCCTTTCGTCGC from Frigoribacterium sp. PvP032 includes these protein-coding regions:
- a CDS encoding WhiB family transcriptional regulator, with protein sequence MDWRDKAACLTADPELFFPVGNTGPAVDQIDKAKTVCGRCTVTETCLQYALETSQDSGVWGGLSEDERRALKRRAARARRAS
- a CDS encoding sensor histidine kinase is translated as MSTLSDLVLAQGRSSEADVEWLHLLVGDWQLLADLAFADMVLWVPTDTGSYVAVAHARPSSSATLFYRDFVGQEVRPEWRSQIQQAFETTRIVDSAAPDWYEETPTRVRAVPVLRRLGASRPDVTEAPIAVITRHTNLSEARTPSRQELTFNQCSNDLFAMIAAGDFPDLGAPTGPRRGAPRASDGLLRLDVDGTVTFASPNGLSAFNRMGFAGELEGESLAEVTTGLLQGKLVIDESLPLVVTGRAPWRTDIEARGVTVSLRAIPLRDKGERVGAVVLCRDVTELRHQERELITKDATIREIHHRVKNNLQTVASLLRIQARRTHTDVAREALTQAMRRVASIAVVHDTLSEGLSQNVDFDTVFDRVLMLITEVASSHATTVRPTRTGSFGALPSEYATPLALALTELVTNAVEHGLDGRDGVVEISAERDDEQLTVKVRDDGVGLPEGKVGSGLGTQIVRTLIQGELGGTIDWHTLVGNGTEVTIEIPFRWLTRS
- the bcp gene encoding thioredoxin-dependent thiol peroxidase, yielding MSTKLAKGAAAPSFTLDDESGAPVSLSDFAGRKVIVYFYPAASTPGCTTQACDFRDNINSLAGSGYQVLGVSKDAPEALRRFKDEQGLNFPLLSDPELTVHQQYGAWGEKNNYGRIVTGTIRSTFVLDEEGVVQLPLYNVKATGHVASLRKKLGLD